A section of the Pleuronectes platessa chromosome 7, fPlePla1.1, whole genome shotgun sequence genome encodes:
- the si:ch73-62b13.1 gene encoding carbohydrate sulfotransferase 1-like, with amino-acid sequence MECSWKTVLLLVCASLGVQYTAIRTLRDSLSGPCQGAYRCQTRHLRDSRWRALCDDSWIPVALPRKHILLFATTRSGSSFTGQLLNQHPGVFYVFEPLYHVQQAFTNSSSRLRRTLDRRALLGAYRDLLLNLYTCDLHFMENYIRPEPQDHVTNLFFRRSSSHALCSPPVCLEAGDAGAPEPPDETWCPKKCGALNLTLASMSCLSRGHVAIKTVRVPEVGDLRTLTEDPRLDLKIIHLVRDPRAILASRMMAFSDQFRAWKIWNATGRQPRYVDLSQITSTCKDMVASAETGLQRPAWLRGRYLLVRYEDLAFRPKDKATEIYRFAGLEMEDRVNQWIARNTNSNLSSPSDWSYRYSTARDSRATAESWRLRLGFDIVRTVQNLCNDTLALLGYRRVHSLAELRNLSHSLVEHRTFPPVT; translated from the exons ATGGAGTGTTCCTGGAagacggtgctgctgctggtgtgcgCCTCTCTGGGGGTCCAGTACACGGCCATCCGCACGCTGAGGGACTCGCTGTCTGGACCCTGCCAGGGAGCTTACCGCTGTCAGACCAGACATCTGAGAG actCCAGATGGAGAGCGCTGTGTGACGACAGTTGGATTCCCGTGGCGCTGCCTCGGAAACACATCCTCCTGTTTGCCACCACGCGCAGCGGCTCGTCCTTCACCGGCCAGCTCCTCAACCAGCACCCAGGGGTTTTCTACGTGTTCGAGCCGCTCTACCACGTCCAGCAGGCCTTCACTAATTCCAGCAGCAGGTTGCGTCGCACCCTGGACCGCCGGGCCCTGCTGGGAGCGTACAGGGACCTCCTCCTCAATCTCTACACCTGCGACCTTCACTTCATGGAGAATTACATCCGCCCCGAGCCCCAGGACCACGTCACAAACCTCTTCTTCCGCCGAAGCTCCAGCCACGCCCTCTGTTCCCCTCCTGTGTGCCTGGAAGCAGGAGATGCGGGGGCCCCGGAGCCGCCTGATGAAACCTGGTGTCCCAAGAAGTGTGGGGCCTTAAACCTCACTTTAGCTTCAATGTCGTGTCTGTCAAGAGGACACGTAGCCATAAAGACTGTGCGGGTCCCCGAGGTGGGGGATCTGCGGACCCTGACTGAAGATCCGCGTCTGGACCTGAAGATAATCCACCTGGTGCGGGACCCCAGAGCCATCCTCGCCTCCCGCATGATGGCGTTTTCCGATCAGTTCCGCGCTTGGAAGATATGGAACGCGACCGGACGGCAACCTCGATACGTGGACCTGTCGCAGATCACCAGCACCTGCAAGGACATGGTTGCCTCTGCAGAAACCGGCCTGCAGAGACCGGCGTGGCTGCGGGGACGCTACTTACTGGTGCGGTACGAGGACCTGGCGTTCAGACCAAAGGACAAGGCCACAGAGATCTACAGGTTTGCGGGGCTGGAGATGGAGGACAGGGTGAACCAGTGGATTGCAAGGAACACCAACAGCAACCTGTCCTCCCCGTCCGACTGGAGCTACAGGTACTCCACCGCCAGAGACTCCAGAGCCACAGCGGAGAGCTGGAGGCTGCGGCTCGGCTTCGACATCGTGAGGACGGTGCAGAATCTGTGCAACGACACCTTGGCCCTGCTGGGATACAGGCGGGTTCACTCCTTAGCAGAGCTCAGAAACTTGTCCCACAGTTTAGTGGAGCACAGGACTTTTCCCCCAGTCACATGA